A genomic region of Mycobacterium sp. Aquia_213 contains the following coding sequences:
- a CDS encoding tetratricopeptide repeat protein: MAGRLALIVGSQCKSLPKLSFVKAYACDLHQELTNAGWESVGTGDGPLLNPSIAKLKETIKSAIDVANKAKATLLFAFIGHGEAHGDQNFYLMAMDSPTGCPDSENALHLPQFVNERLNYCPSLDGVVFLVDACQAKASIEGAANRWTGVLAANRGRMELLVASGAGSAYDGCFTKTILSTFRAGRDNAGENLLCAELQPFISATCRRSQTQYLAYSGGKLASGDPGLWLVPNRARIRDCVFGRPAAGLVDQLLADVIATVSIAKNCEVIEEAGFSKRLRLVVGGAGCGKSTLLALFVRPKVAKRFGLKFDVAENYIKGAVFLDSTSTVETLAAELASQFQVTVPEFAGATAAVAADLSPDDCKKLGAWDTSVLLPLARCIESGRIHVIVDGLDQPEPGAREVILAALQHLTHTATIEELGHVRVIAGVRGGEGIDTRDELAHAHRVDVLAPALSEIARAATTELQAALLEADPAAPVGHPAAGGWLIPRLLRESADKIRNSTGFGNLTELVTARIELALHGDTTGTAGKLLSLIAAAGVGPVLPIRLLAAALGDPGTPARLGLVRDDVVTRFGALISRGQPGIDQETLGIAHLALLEPIVDYLNSHQHGIAEAHRELIEAYQRCSQTAGRSDAEEARDDVDAYWRAAAPRHYLGSADSSGAIAFLRSLNTPRAADNRDRWAGWLPALTSAVGADNPDTLITRQNLARWRGEAGDVAGAVADYQMLLADEVRVLDGDDHALLITRGSLAFWRGEAGDVAGAVAEYRMLLADHLRVLGHDHPDTLRARLNLAAWRGEAGDAAGALAELELLLPDVLRVLGVDHPDTLITRLNLAAWRGEAGDAAGALAELELLLPDVLRVLGVDHPDTLITRRNLGRWRGDSGDAAGALAEFEALLPDVLRVLGADHPDTLRTRRNLARWRGEAGDAAGALAELETLLPDALRVLVGDHPETLRVHRYIGFWRGEAGDAAGALAELEALLPDALRVLGADHPETLRVHRYIGFWRGEAGDAAGALAELEALLPDVLRVLGADHPDTLITRRNLALWRGEAGDAAGALADLEALLPDVLRVLGADHPDTLRTRRNLALWRGQSGDAAGALAEFQGLLPDVLRVLGVDHPEALITRRNLGRWRGDSGDAAGALAEFEALLPDELRVLGVDHPEALITRRNLARWRGDSGDAAGALAEFEALLPDELRVLGVDHPEALITRRNLARWRGEAADAAGALADLEALLPDVLRVLGVDHPETLRIRRYLGFWRGDSGDAAGALADLEALLPDVLRVLGVDHPETLRIRRYLGFCRGDSGDAAGALAELETLLPDVLRVLGADHPDTLVSRRNLALWRGQSGDAAGAVAEFQALLPDVLRVLGADHPDTLKTRNLARRSRGECGDAAVDG; the protein is encoded by the coding sequence ATGGCGGGCCGGCTGGCACTGATCGTCGGATCGCAATGTAAGTCGCTCCCGAAGTTGTCGTTCGTAAAGGCCTATGCCTGCGATCTCCATCAAGAATTGACGAATGCGGGCTGGGAGTCAGTCGGCACGGGCGATGGGCCACTGCTGAACCCGTCCATCGCTAAGTTGAAGGAAACCATCAAGAGCGCCATTGATGTGGCCAACAAAGCGAAAGCGACGCTGTTGTTCGCGTTCATCGGCCATGGCGAGGCCCACGGGGACCAGAACTTTTACCTGATGGCCATGGATTCGCCGACCGGCTGCCCGGACTCGGAGAACGCGTTACACCTGCCGCAGTTCGTCAACGAACGCCTCAACTACTGCCCCAGTCTGGATGGTGTGGTGTTTTTGGTCGACGCTTGCCAAGCCAAGGCGAGCATTGAAGGGGCGGCGAACCGGTGGACTGGAGTATTGGCCGCCAATCGGGGCCGGATGGAGTTGTTGGTGGCCTCTGGGGCCGGCAGCGCCTACGACGGGTGTTTCACCAAGACAATCCTCAGCACTTTCAGAGCCGGGCGAGACAATGCTGGCGAAAACCTGCTGTGTGCCGAGCTACAGCCCTTTATCAGCGCGACGTGTCGGAGGTCGCAAACCCAATACCTGGCCTATAGCGGCGGGAAGCTCGCCAGCGGGGATCCGGGGTTGTGGCTGGTACCCAACCGTGCCCGCATCCGGGATTGCGTCTTCGGCCGCCCGGCTGCCGGGCTGGTGGATCAGCTCCTCGCCGACGTGATCGCCACAGTCTCAATTGCGAAAAATTGCGAGGTCATCGAGGAGGCGGGGTTTTCGAAGCGGCTGCGGTTAGTAGTGGGTGGCGCGGGGTGCGGTAAGTCGACATTGCTGGCGTTGTTCGTCCGCCCAAAGGTGGCCAAGAGGTTTGGGCTCAAATTCGACGTCGCCGAGAACTACATCAAGGGCGCAGTGTTTCTGGACTCCACCTCGACTGTGGAAACCTTGGCCGCCGAGCTAGCTTCTCAGTTTCAGGTCACGGTACCCGAATTCGCCGGAGCCACCGCGGCGGTGGCCGCCGACCTGTCGCCCGACGACTGTAAGAAACTGGGCGCGTGGGACACGTCGGTGCTGTTGCCGCTGGCGCGCTGTATCGAATCCGGACGCATCCACGTGATCGTTGATGGTTTGGATCAGCCCGAGCCAGGGGCTCGGGAGGTGATCCTGGCTGCCTTGCAGCACCTGACGCACACCGCGACCATAGAGGAGCTGGGTCATGTGCGGGTGATCGCCGGCGTGCGCGGGGGGGAAGGCATCGACACGCGAGATGAACTCGCCCATGCCCACCGCGTCGACGTGTTGGCACCCGCGTTGTCGGAGATTGCCCGGGCCGCGACCACCGAGCTGCAAGCGGCACTGCTGGAGGCAGACCCTGCCGCGCCTGTTGGCCACCCTGCCGCGGGTGGCTGGTTGATCCCCCGGCTCCTCCGCGAATCCGCCGACAAAATTCGTAACTCAACCGGGTTCGGGAATCTCACCGAATTGGTCACCGCCCGAATTGAACTCGCATTGCACGGCGACACCACCGGCACAGCGGGGAAGCTACTGAGTCTGATCGCGGCGGCCGGGGTTGGGCCGGTGCTGCCGATCCGGCTACTGGCGGCCGCCCTCGGCGACCCTGGCACACCGGCGCGTCTCGGGCTCGTCCGCGACGATGTCGTGACGAGGTTCGGGGCGTTGATTAGCCGCGGTCAGCCCGGAATAGATCAAGAAACCCTCGGCATTGCCCATCTCGCTCTGCTCGAACCTATCGTCGACTACTTGAACAGTCATCAGCACGGCATTGCCGAGGCCCACCGAGAGCTCATCGAGGCGTACCAGCGCTGCTCGCAGACCGCTGGGCGGTCAGACGCGGAGGAGGCCAGAGACGATGTGGATGCTTACTGGAGAGCCGCTGCGCCGCGTCACTATCTCGGTAGTGCAGACTCCAGTGGGGCCATTGCGTTTCTGAGGTCCCTCAATACCCCGCGGGCGGCCGACAACCGCGACCGATGGGCCGGCTGGCTACCCGCCCTCACCTCGGCCGTCGGTGCCGATAACCCGGACACTCTGATCACCCGCCAAAATCTCGCTCGCTGGCGGGGGGAAGCTGGGGATGTGGCCGGCGCGGTTGCTGACTACCAGATGCTACTGGCCGACGAGGTGAGGGTGCTGGACGGGGATGACCACGCCCTGCTGATTACCCGCGGATCTCTGGCGTTCTGGCGTGGGGAGGCTGGCGATGTGGCTGGCGCGGTCGCCGAGTACCGGATGTTATTGGCCGACCACCTGCGTGTACTGGGCCACGATCACCCGGACACCTTGCGCGCCCGGCTCAATCTGGCGGCTTGGCGGGGTGAGGCGGGGGATGCGGCTGGTGCGCTCGCCGAGTTGGAGCTGTTGCTGCCTGACGTGTTGCGGGTGCTGGGTGTCGATCACCCCGACACGCTGATCACCAGGCTCAATCTGGCGGCATGGCGGGGTGAGGCGGGGGATGCGGCCGGTGCGCTCGCCGAGTTGGAGCTGTTGCTGCCTGACGTGTTGCGGGTGCTGGGTGTCGATCACCCCGACACGCTGATCACCCGCCGCAATCTGGGGCGCTGGAGGGGGGATTCGGGGGATGCGGCCGGTGCGCTGGCGGAGTTTGAGGCGTTGCTGCCCGACGTGTTGCGGGTGCTGGGTGCCGATCACCCCGACACCCTGAGAACGCGCCGCAATCTAGCGCGCTGGCGGGGTGAGGCGGGGGATGCGGCTGGTGCGCTGGCGGAGTTGGAGACGTTGCTGCCCGACGCGTTGCGGGTGCTGGTTGGTGACCACCCCGAAACCCTGAGGGTCCACCGATATATTGGGTTCTGGCGGGGTGAGGCGGGGGATGCGGCTGGTGCGCTGGCGGAGTTGGAGGCGTTGCTGCCTGACGCGTTGCGGGTGCTGGGTGCCGATCACCCCGAAACCCTGAGGGTCCACCGATATATTGGGTTCTGGCGGGGTGAGGCGGGGGATGCGGCTGGTGCGCTGGCGGAGTTGGAGGCGTTGCTGCCTGATGTGTTGCGGGTGCTGGGTGCCGATCACCCCGACACGCTGATCACCCGCCGCAATCTGGCGCTCTGGCGCGGCGAGGCGGGGGATGCGGCTGGTGCGCTGGCTGACTTGGAGGCGTTGCTGCCTGATGTGTTGCGGGTGCTGGGTGCCGATCACCCCGACACCCTGAGAACGCGCCGCAATCTGGCGCTCTGGCGCGGCCAGTCCGGGGATGCGGCCGGTGCGCTGGCCGAGTTTCAGGGGTTGCTGCCTGACGTGTTGCGGGTGCTGGGTGTTGATCACCCCGAAGCCTTGATCACCCGCCGCAATCTAGGGCGCTGGAGGGGGGATTCGGGGGATGCGGCCGGTGCGCTGGCGGAGTTTGAGGCGTTGCTGCCTGACGAGTTGCGGGTGCTGGGTGTTGATCACCCCGAAGCCTTGATCACCCGCCGCAATCTGGCGCGCTGGAGGGGGGATTCGGGGGATGCGGCCGGTGCGCTGGCGGAGTTTGAGGCGTTGCTGCCTGACGAGTTGCGGGTGCTGGGTGTTGATCACCCCGAAGCCCTGATCACCCGCCGCAATCTGGCGCGCTGGCGCGGCGAGGCGGCGGATGCGGCCGGTGCGCTGGCTGACTTGGAGGCGTTGCTGCCTGACGTGTTGCGGGTGTTGGGTGTTGATCACCCCGAAACCCTGAGAATCCGGCGTTATCTGGGGTTCTGGCGGGGAGATTCGGGGGATGCGGCTGGTGCGCTGGCTGACTTGGAGGCGTTGCTGCCTGACGTGTTGCGGGTGTTGGGTGTTGATCACCCCGAAACCCTGAGAATCCGGCGTTATCTGGGGTTTTGCCGGGGAGATTCGGGGGATGCGGCTGGTGCGCTGGCAGAGTTGGAGACGTTATTGCCTGACGTGTTGCGGGTGCTAGGGGCCGATCACCCCGACACCCTGGTCTCCCGCCGCAACCTTGCGCTCTGGCGCGGCCAGTCCGGGGATGCGGCCGGTGCAGTGGCCGAGTTTCAGGCGTTGCTGCCTGACGTGTTGCGGGTGCTGGGTGCCGATCACCCCGACACCCTCAAAACCCGCAATCTGGCGCGCCGGAGCCGTGGCGAGTGCGGGGATGCGGCCGTCGACGGGTAG
- the glpR gene encoding gephyrin-like molybdotransferase receptor GlpR, translating into MPSIPQSLLWISLVVLWLFVLVPMLISKRDAVRRTSDVALATRVLNGGAGSRLLRRNGPAAGHRSDPDWKPEDSTDEEFDDAEHRDDLAEPDDEHDAETEELRPARPVVMRMPAAEPAEPDYLDVDVIEDSGALPVGASAAATEPELAPVDEDEHAEADEDHLDDEYEYVEDSSGLEPEADDDDPGVRERVVPASAQRRRRFDTKTAAAVTARKYAFRRKVLMVMAVVLVGSATAAFEITPTAWWVCGVATAITLLYLGYLRRQTRIEEKIRRRRTQRMSRARFGVENTRDRDYDVVPSRLRRPGAVVLEIDDEDPIFEHLDYGMPQQNFGWPRDLPRAVGQ; encoded by the coding sequence ATGCCAAGCATCCCGCAGTCGTTGTTGTGGATATCGCTCGTGGTGCTCTGGCTGTTCGTCCTGGTACCGATGCTGATCAGCAAACGCGACGCCGTGCGACGCACCAGCGACGTGGCGCTGGCCACCCGGGTGCTCAACGGTGGCGCCGGTTCGCGCCTGCTCAGGCGCAACGGCCCGGCCGCAGGTCACCGCAGCGATCCGGACTGGAAGCCGGAAGACTCGACCGACGAGGAGTTCGACGACGCGGAGCACCGCGACGACCTCGCCGAGCCCGACGACGAACACGATGCCGAGACCGAGGAACTGCGCCCCGCGCGTCCGGTGGTGATGAGGATGCCGGCCGCCGAGCCGGCCGAGCCCGACTACCTGGACGTCGACGTCATCGAAGACTCCGGCGCCCTGCCGGTCGGGGCCAGCGCCGCGGCCACCGAACCCGAACTTGCCCCGGTCGACGAAGACGAGCACGCCGAGGCCGACGAGGATCACCTCGACGACGAGTACGAATATGTCGAGGACTCGTCCGGTTTGGAGCCCGAGGCGGACGACGACGACCCCGGTGTGCGCGAGCGCGTGGTCCCGGCGAGCGCCCAGCGCCGGCGCCGTTTCGACACCAAGACCGCGGCGGCCGTCACCGCCCGCAAGTACGCCTTCCGCAGGAAGGTGCTGATGGTGATGGCGGTCGTGCTGGTCGGCTCCGCGACGGCCGCATTCGAGATCACCCCGACTGCCTGGTGGGTGTGCGGTGTCGCCACCGCGATCACGCTGCTCTACCTGGGCTATCTGCGCCGGCAGACCAGGATCGAAGAGAAGATACGTCGCCGCCGCACGCAGCGGATGTCCCGCGCGCGCTTTGGCGTCGAGAACACCCGCGACCGCGACTACGACGTCGTGCCGTCGCGGCTGCGCCGCCCCGGTGCGGTGGTGCTGGAGATCGACGACGAGGACCCGATTTTCGAGCACCTGGACTACGGGATGCCGCAGCAGAACTTCGGCTGGCCCCGGGACCTGCCGCGCGCCGTCGGCCAGTAG
- a CDS encoding dihydrodipicolinate reductase, producing MVTAIIDHRPDIEIVGARVYSDSKNGVDVGTLVGRDPIGVISTTDADKIVELDADCVLYTPRNTNLDEVCTLLTSGKNVATTAFLFHPRRIAPADRDRVLEACRAGGTTVHGNGLNPGNLSGTLPLALSGMCRTIDKVTLQERADWSVYESTSITFDNMRFGQPVEEINTTASEFLAFNSGIFTEQVWFLADALNADIDEVTATVEAVPAREDHQIFDHVLRAGTTAGQRWNWSGRRDGEVLVEIETLWTVGGEYPSHWPKPQDGWTLTIEGDPSMRTHFFCLASFTRAASMEEHVRSASVATGMQVLNAVPAICAAPAGFATAATLPLIRSHVGFGNKVV from the coding sequence ATGGTCACGGCCATCATCGACCACCGGCCCGACATCGAGATCGTCGGCGCCCGAGTGTATTCCGACTCAAAGAACGGCGTTGATGTCGGCACCCTGGTGGGTCGCGACCCGATCGGCGTCATCTCGACCACCGATGCCGACAAGATCGTGGAACTCGATGCGGACTGTGTGCTCTACACCCCGCGCAACACCAACCTCGACGAGGTATGCACCCTGCTCACCAGCGGGAAAAACGTTGCGACGACCGCGTTCCTGTTCCATCCGCGCCGTATCGCACCGGCCGACCGCGACCGGGTGCTCGAGGCTTGTCGGGCCGGCGGCACCACGGTTCACGGCAACGGGTTGAACCCCGGGAACCTCTCCGGCACCCTGCCGCTCGCCCTCTCGGGCATGTGCCGCACCATCGACAAGGTCACGCTGCAGGAACGCGCCGACTGGTCGGTCTACGAAAGCACGTCGATCACGTTCGACAACATGCGCTTTGGGCAACCGGTCGAGGAGATCAACACAACGGCCAGCGAGTTCCTGGCCTTCAACAGTGGGATCTTCACCGAACAGGTCTGGTTTCTCGCGGACGCACTGAACGCCGACATCGATGAGGTCACCGCGACCGTCGAGGCGGTCCCCGCGCGAGAGGATCATCAGATCTTCGACCATGTGCTGCGTGCGGGAACCACTGCGGGGCAACGGTGGAATTGGTCAGGTCGGCGCGACGGCGAGGTGCTCGTCGAGATCGAGACGCTGTGGACCGTCGGCGGCGAGTACCCGAGCCATTGGCCCAAGCCCCAGGACGGTTGGACGCTGACGATCGAGGGCGACCCATCGATGCGGACACATTTCTTTTGCCTCGCGAGTTTCACCCGCGCCGCGAGCATGGAAGAGCACGTCCGCTCGGCGAGTGTGGCGACCGGCATGCAGGTGCTCAATGCCGTACCGGCGATCTGCGCAGCCCCCGCAGGCTTCGCCACCGCGGCAACTCTCCCCCTGATTCGCAGCCACGTCGGGTTCGGCAACAAGGTCGTCTGA